From one Maridesulfovibrio frigidus DSM 17176 genomic stretch:
- the tmcD gene encoding electron transfer complex subunit TmcD: MPNASTWDWNPGRREVQDVSSWSSKFEWVEEFHASSDGEKVGAVVKTGDMEFTACVNGKVWDERYDRVFYLKFSPDSRLTGIVQQEGEWTLSVDGTHWPEMYGYIWGTTFGPDGSIVCAVQQDTEYGMGIDGVLWENFFANANNFALGDDGKSTAAVVQVAPLAQADIETFQKGIYSVAVNGKAWDKVFMNCYTPVFDPKCEKVACQIRKTLYDYTIAIDGKIWQREFQCVWDPCFNPASGAVAAPVRLGGKWGMAQDGEVIWPTKFAQCWHQQFSADGSKLWAIVAPKFGSFTVAVDGTPWSITSPVVIDLAVSPDGNRGAALGKDGTAYSVLCDGKVWPTSYEMAWKPVFSADSTKVAAKVEKNGRFTVVLDGKPYGQDFDQCWEPAFSPCSTKVLIRAIDGGKFVRIVADVSEF; encoded by the coding sequence ATGCCTAATGCGTCCACGTGGGATTGGAATCCCGGTAGGCGAGAGGTCCAAGACGTTAGCTCTTGGTCCAGTAAATTTGAGTGGGTGGAAGAATTCCACGCTAGCTCTGACGGAGAAAAGGTCGGAGCGGTCGTAAAGACTGGCGATATGGAATTCACTGCTTGCGTTAACGGAAAGGTTTGGGATGAGAGATATGATAGGGTTTTTTACCTAAAATTTTCTCCAGATAGCAGACTTACCGGTATCGTACAGCAGGAAGGAGAATGGACTTTGTCTGTTGATGGAACTCATTGGCCTGAAATGTATGGCTATATATGGGGCACAACATTCGGTCCTGACGGTTCTATAGTCTGCGCTGTTCAGCAGGATACAGAATACGGAATGGGCATAGACGGAGTTCTTTGGGAAAACTTTTTTGCAAATGCTAATAACTTTGCATTGGGTGACGACGGCAAGAGTACTGCCGCAGTCGTCCAGGTTGCTCCCCTAGCTCAGGCTGATATTGAGACCTTTCAGAAAGGTATCTATTCCGTTGCTGTGAACGGTAAAGCTTGGGATAAAGTCTTCATGAACTGTTACACTCCCGTATTTGATCCGAAGTGTGAAAAGGTGGCGTGTCAGATTCGAAAAACACTCTACGATTACACTATCGCGATTGACGGGAAGATTTGGCAACGTGAATTTCAGTGTGTGTGGGATCCTTGCTTTAACCCTGCAAGTGGAGCTGTTGCTGCGCCTGTCCGTTTAGGTGGTAAATGGGGTATGGCTCAGGATGGCGAAGTTATCTGGCCTACTAAGTTTGCTCAGTGTTGGCACCAGCAGTTTAGTGCAGATGGTAGCAAGCTATGGGCAATAGTTGCACCAAAATTTGGTTCTTTTACTGTTGCTGTAGATGGAACTCCTTGGAGCATAACTTCTCCAGTTGTTATTGACCTTGCTGTAAGTCCTGATGGTAACCGCGGAGCTGCTCTCGGAAAAGATGGTACTGCTTATTCTGTTCTTTGTGACGGAAAAGTTTGGCCTACTTCCTATGAAATGGCTTGGAAACCTGTTTTCAGTGCTGACAGTACAAAGGTTGCCGCTAAGGTTGAAAAGAACGGACGCTTTACCGTTGTTCTTGATGGAAAACCTTACGGGCAGGACTTTGACCAATGTTGGGAGCCTGCTTTCAGCCCTTGTTCTACTAAGGTACTTATCCGCGCGATAGATGGCGGAAAGTTTGTCCGCATCGTAGCTGATGTGAGCGAATTCTAA
- the tmcC gene encoding TmcC family electron transfer complex membrane anchor subunit, giving the protein MNTLYAFVVGPLAWIAWGVFLIGSIFKMVSMYKLAKAKDGSSLHYMSFKYGMRSILHWLNPSGALGWQSNPYTTLVTFVFHICLVIVPLFLMGHVVLWDQFFGISWPTLPDTIADIMSIVLVACCVYFGLRRCLQRDVRFLTTGKDWVALAIPALTVLFGILAYHQIGNDKVMLVLHILCGEIMLVSIPFSRLSHMLFGFFTRAYIGSEFGGVRHSKDW; this is encoded by the coding sequence ATGAACACTCTTTATGCATTCGTAGTAGGCCCTCTGGCGTGGATCGCCTGGGGCGTGTTTCTTATCGGTTCCATATTCAAAATGGTTTCAATGTATAAGCTTGCAAAAGCTAAGGACGGATCGTCCTTGCATTACATGAGTTTTAAGTACGGAATGCGTTCCATTCTGCACTGGCTCAATCCATCTGGAGCCCTTGGTTGGCAGAGTAATCCTTATACTACTCTGGTAACTTTTGTTTTTCACATTTGTCTTGTCATTGTTCCTTTGTTCCTTATGGGACACGTGGTTCTCTGGGATCAGTTTTTTGGCATCAGCTGGCCAACACTCCCGGATACTATTGCCGACATCATGTCCATCGTACTCGTAGCATGCTGCGTATACTTCGGTCTTCGCCGCTGCTTGCAGCGTGATGTTCGTTTCTTAACTACCGGTAAAGATTGGGTCGCTCTAGCCATTCCGGCTTTGACAGTCCTCTTCGGTATTCTGGCATATCACCAGATCGGAAACGACAAGGTAATGCTTGTACTACATATCCTTTGCGGAGAAATCATGCTTGTCAGCATTCCTTTCTCCCGCCTCAGCCATATGTTGTTCGGCTTCTTTACTAGAGCCTACATCGGGTCTGAGTTCGGTGGCGTTCGCCACTCTAAGGACTGGTAA